From the genome of Bombyx mori chromosome 16, ASM3026992v2, one region includes:
- the LOC101735426 gene encoding mitochondrial inner membrane protease subunit 2, translating into MWLKSVCKSLVFGLPIGVTILDTVGYVARVEGISMQPVLNPESMNTDYVFLSRWAVRDYHVKRGDVISLMSPKDPNQKIIKRVVALQGDVVSTLGYKNQYVKIPEGHCWVEGDHTGHTLDSNTFGPVSLGLVNARAVCIVWPPSRWQSLQAKLPENRQPVSTAI; encoded by the coding sequence ATGTGGCTTAAAAGTGTATGCAAGTCTCTTGTCTTCGGCTTACCAATCGGTGTAACCATTCTAGACACGGTCGGTTATGTGGCTAGAGTTGAAGGAATTTCTATGCAACCCGTGCTGAATCCAGAATCGATGAATACGGACTATGTGTTTTTATCTCGATGGGCCGTCAGAGATTATCACGTGAAACGAGGAGATGTCATTTCACTGATGTCCCCCAAAGATCCTAACCAAAAGATTATCAAACGAGTGGTAGCTTTACAAGGTGACGTTGTAAGCACATTGGGCTACAAGAACCAGTATGTGAAAATTCCAGAAGGACATTGTTGGGTAGAAGGTGATCACACAGGTCACACCCTCGACAGCAACACCTTTGGGCCTGTTTCTTTAGGTTTAGTTAATGCAAGAGCGGTGTGCATAGTTTGGCCCCCAAGTAGATGGCAGAGTCTTCAAGCTAAATTGCCAGAGAACAGACAGCCTGTGAGCACTGCTATTTAA
- the LOC692853 gene encoding ischemia/reperfusion inducible protein yields the protein MCSQLERLNSLRLLTSMKLLKLGLYPSYIRRNKCQSLMMRNTMTSVISCVDFTASLRAAECLAKGQVIAVPTDTIYGLACSANCPLAIKKLYSIKGREAVKPVAICVTSVADLRKWGEASHISDKLLDSLLPGPVTVVLQKTKHLDNPFLNPSTTKIGIRIPKHDFMNTVTKIFDMPVALTSANFSNEPSTLSIKEFEHLYPHLAAIFDGGLLSQGLEQNRTGSTVIDLSKNGLYKIIRKGISYDNVIKVVERYGLKKNNESENSLEINQQLQK from the coding sequence ATGTGCTCACAACTGGAGAGATTAAACTCATTGCGACTATTAACGAGTATGAAATTACTCAAACTTGGATTGTATCCTAGTTATATACGAAGAAATAAATGTCAATCTTTAATGATGAGAAACACAATGACATCTGTCATATCATGTGTAGATTTCACTGCAAGCTTGAGGGCTGCTGAATGCCTGGCTAAGGGCCAAGTGATTGCTGTACCGACAGACACAATCTATGGATTAGCTTGCAGTGCCAACTGTCCTCTGGCTATCAAAAAACTTTACTCtataaaaggaagagaggcagTGAAACCGGTGGCCATATGTGTCACTAGTGTAGCTGATTTGAGAAAATGGGGAGAAGCCTCTCACATAAGTGACAAGTTATTAGATTCGCTACTTCCTGGTCCAGTCACAGTTGTTCTACAGAAAACTAAACACCTAGACAATCCATTTTTGAATCCTTCCACTACAAAAATAGGTATTAGAATACCGAAGCATGATTTTATGAACACAGTTACGAAAATATTTGATATGCCAGTTGCATTGACAAGTGCCAATTTTAGTAATGAACCTTCAACATTGTCCATCAAAGAATTTGAACATCTGTATCCTCATTTAGCAGCCATATTTGATGGAGGGTTACTGAGTCAAGGTCTGGAACAGAACAGAACAGGCTCCACGGTTATAGATTTATCAAAGAATGgcctttataaaattataagaaaGGGTATATCATATGACAATGTTATAAAAGTTGTTGAACGTTatggtttgaaaaaaaataatgaatctgAAAATTCATTAGAGATAAATCAACAATTGcagaaataa